CATTGTTTTGATATTAGCTTCATTAATAATTAAGCAATGCTTATCCCAATTTATTTTATTGTCTAACGGCAATAGACAATCTGTATTAATTAATATAGGAATTCTACCAGTAGCTAAAACCTCATAAAAACGAACCGAAAAGTTCCCTGCCCCACGCAAACAAAAGGTATAGGGATTGTTGTAAATATTTTGATAAAACTCTTGAGTTGTTTTATGTTTTTCAGCTAAAGTTTTAACGCCTGCCCTATAACTGTTTCTAAGAATAAAGTGAGTTTGTAGATGATTGCTTTTTTTTAATAATTCCAAATATTTTGCTCTCTTAGTAATAGATGGATAAAAAGCTTGATAATCTCTAAGTTGTTTAATTACAAATCTTTTTATATTGGTTTTTGCAAAACTCAATAGCTCTTTTAAATATTTTAAAAAGCCTCCTTTTGCTTGTCCAACAAAACCAATTTTTGGTTTAGGTTGTTTATTTATTGTTGAAAATTCTTTATTAATGTGTAATCCATAGGGGTCGTTAACAAATGCTGGTAATAAAAATGTTCTGCGGTTCAATTTACTTTTAAATCCTGAAAATCTAAAATTATATACATTTTGGTTTTTTAATGAATAACCAAAATCACCACCAGAGTATACCCAAATAGGCTTACCAATTTTTAAAGCTTGGTTAATTAAATCCTGAACAATATTGTTATATTTTTTCATAGAATAGCTATACTCTAAGGGAACAACAATAATATTAGCGGCTTCAATATGATTTACAATTTTATAGCATGTTTTTAACACGTCATTTTTTACATAATGTAAATCCAATAATAAAGGAAAAACATATTTTCGGTTTTTCTCAGTCAACAAATTAGTATTTGTATAAAGTTTAAGCATTTTACTATAAAGCGCTTTTTCGAATAAACAATGTGTTAAACTTGTCTTTATTGTAACTATTTATAACATTTATTAATTTCAAGTCAACATTATATTGCACTGGCACAAAATTGTAACTCATTATTAAATTAAAAACGTCTTCATCCTTTAAATTAAACTTCTCTCCAGAATTATTAAACTCTACTAATAAATATTTAAGAGAAGCTTTATTTAAGGTATTTAAAGCTCCTTTTAGCACTTTGTATTCATAACCTTCAACATCAATTTTTATAAATGTTGGGTTTTCATTTTTTAATAATTCATCTAAAGTTTTAACGTCAATTTTTATAGTATTCTCGTCTTCAGTAAGAGACACACTATTCATAGTTGTTCTATTCGTTGTGAAGTTAAGCACTTCATTCTTATCGCTAATACCGCAATTAAATATCTTCACTTTATTAGATAAATCATTTATTTCTACATTGTTTATTAATTTCTTTAATGCGCTTTTAATGGGTTCTATTGCAAAAACGTTTGCATTGCAAACCCCACTGGCCAGTAGAGTGTAGTGTCCTAAATTGGCTCCAACATCAATAAATAAATCATTTTTTTTTAAATGATGAATTAAAAACATAGAATCTTCATAATCCATTAGTTTGTAATAAATATTACCAACTAATCCCGCGTCTCCTTTCTCCGCATAAAACTTTAGATCGTTTATCCAGTTAAAAAGTCTTGGTTTTTTTAAAAATATTTGGGATATATTAAAATATATATATCTATACATTGCTTTGTATGGCGAAGATTTAGTTAGGGGATGCTTATTTATCATCGCATACCTTAAGCGTAATCTATCAATTATTTTTTTCAACCCCATTATAATTTATTTTTTCAGCCCAAGTTAAACTAACACACCATCCTTTGCGCATATTTTTAACATAGTTAATTGGATTTTTTATGGATTGAGATTTATAATTTTTTACAAATAACATCAATTTATAACCCAATTTTTGTTGTTTCGTAAAGTATTTGAGGTTAAACAACATAACCGTTGGCGATGGCTTAGGCAATTGTTTTTCAGATTTCCATGGGCTTGCAGGCTTTTTCCTAAAACCACCAACTGGCGCTTTTAAATGTGTAATAATTAAATCTGGAATAAAAATAACATCCTCTCCTAACCATCTTATCTGCATTCCAAAATCTGAATCTTCCCTATATCCATACTCATAACTTAAATCGAATTTAATATTTTTAAATAATTCAGATTTTACTACGCTTGATCCAGAACCAAAAATTGGTGTTTGTGCTATTTTAAAATATGTTTGCTCTTCTAAGGGTTGTAAACACGTAAAATTAATCGCTCTTACTCCTAAATTTTTAATATTTATAAAGGCTTTCTCAACTAACAATTTATTAAATCTAATATCATCATCACCAAAAAACACCCATTCGCTTTCAACTAAATCAATAGCAATATTTCTAGCATTGCACACTCCCATTTTATTGATGAATCTATGTTTAATGTTGAAAGGCCATTTTTCATTATATAAATAATTGAGCTCTGAGACAGAGTTTTTAATTGGATTTTGTTCAACTATAATCACATTTTTTGGCAATAATGTTTGTCGAGATAAATCTTTTAAAACATCGTATAAATATACCTTTCTTCCTATGGTTGGTATTATAACATCAATTTCTCTTTTATCAATAATATTTCTTGAAGTTTGAAAAGGAATTTTAGTAAAATCAAAATCGTACTCTATCTTTTTATAGAATAAGCTTTTTAAAAGTGGAATAATCGGAAATTTCTTTTCAAAAATTATAAAAGCTGTAAATAATATATAAACCCAATTCCACTTATAATGTTCTTTTACAAATTGAAACAAAACAAAGGTTGATGCTTGTTTTACTTGATTTACAGTATTTGGCTTGCCCAATAATAAATTAGGGTGTGAATAGCAAAATAAACCTTGATGCATTGCGGTTTTTGCTAATGCATTTAAAAAATAATGAAAATTGGAATACGTGTTAAAATCTTTTGAAATAGCATTTAAGACTTCTGCATGAACTCCCCCAACATCACCGCTTAGCAACCAAGTTGGATAACAAACTTTCTTATTTATTTTTATATAAATTGATAAGTCTACGTAACCAATTTGATTCGGAAGAAAATTATTGTCAGAAAAGCTAAATGAAGCTAAAATTCCCCTATGATGGAAAATATCGGGCAACGCCTTTAAATTGATGTAATCAAAATAATCTCTATTACACCATATAATTAAATTATTTGGAAATTGTGTTGCTAAATTAAATAACGTATCGGCTATTGACTTTTTTCTATTAAAAGCAATTTTATTTTGCTTATTATCAAGCACCTTTAGCACCCTATTATTTTGGTGGATTATGAAAATCATACCACAATACTTTTATAAAACGCAATATTTATATCGACGGTTTTTTCAATATCAAAAAGTGTTTCCACTTTTTTTCTAGCTGCTTTCCCAATTTCCATACACAACTTTTCATCATTAAGCAATTCAATAATTCTTGTTGCATAATCATCTATTCTTAATGGATGCACCAAAAATCCATTTACACCATCATCAATTAATTCATTGGCCCAACCTATGTTGGTATTTACGACTGGTTTATTCAATGCCATAGACTCAATAGTAACCATTCCTAAGGTTTCGGCAAAGGATGGGAAAACACATATATGGGCGTTTTTAATATGCTCTATTACATCAGCGTAAGGAATCTTTCCCAAATAAATAGATTGTGCTTTGGCCTTGGCAGAAAACAGCCCCTTCATTAAACTATAAGTTGACGCATTACCTGTTTTAATATCTGAGGAATCATCACCGATAATAATTAATTGCGCTTCCGGATTCGCTTCAACTACCATATTGAATATTTGAGCAAGTTCTAAAACGCCTTTCTTTCTTATAATAGTACCTATATACAATATGGTATTTTTATTATAAAATTGTGGCGTATCATTCTCAAAGCTATCTAATTGTAATCCGTTATGAATTGTTTTAATCTTTTGTTTGTTTAAGCTAAAAATCTTGCTTGTTATAAGACCTGCATAATTAGTAGGTGCTATATATGCCCCCCCCCCCATAAGGGCTAGCTTTTCAAATAAAAAATTTTTAAATTTTTGATTTCTATTTTCAAGTTTGCAAAAGTAAGCGTCGCTTCCGTGAAGTCTAATTACTAAAGGAATTTTAAAACGCATAAAAGCAGTTATTCCCGTCCAATCTGGAGCTTCTAAAATCTTTATATTTTTTCCTTCAATTATACTATTTACGTAATTCTGTATGTTTAGTCTGTAAAAAAACCAAGTAAAAAGTTTATACTTTTTCTTTTTTACAAGATGGATTTCTACACCTTCGTCCACAATAATGTTATTTTCATTTTGATGATAGACGAAAACTGTAACTGAAACATTTTTTTTAACTAAAGCTAGAGCGAGATTTTTGATACTAGTACCTATTCCTGCTGCATGTTGAACTTTAGGATGTGGATACTCGGGGGTTATAAAACCAACGCTTAGCTCAGTATGTCGTGGATTGCTTTCCATATATTTGTTGACGCCATAGTTGGAGTGTTACCAGCTACAATTTTAAACCATTTTCTTCCTTCATCTACATTAGATAATTGTCCTTCTAAAATTTGTGTTATTAAATCTTCCAAATCATTTTTATTTGTACAAAATATAGCAGCTTGCTGACTAGGCATGCTTCTAAAATGAACGTATTTATAATTCTGCCCAATATCACGAATTCCCTTTCTTAATTGTGGTTGTTCATAATTATAATAAATGCAAGGCTTGTTATGGATAACAAAATCGAAAACAGTTGAAGAACACACATTTGTTACAAATTCGCTATGTTCGCAAACATTGTAGAGCAATTTAAAATCTTCTGGAGTTGGTAACACTTCATTCCATTGATTCCCAACTTGTTTCCAAATGGGATCTAAAACTTCAATAATATCTTTATGTGTTTCAATTACCGCATTATATCTTGAAGTAAAATCTACTGGGCATTTTCTATATATAATACCCAGATTTGCCCCTTTACTATTTAAACTACTAACAGCCTTCGCTAAATCTTCTAAATAAAATTGATCTAAAGGCGACGTGGTTTCATCATCTCCCGAATAACAGATGTATTTTTTATTAACATCTAAATTATAGGTTTCAAAAAAAGCTGCTCTACTCTGTTTTAAATTCAAATTGTAATGCGGTTCAAACTGTGGCGTGCCAGTTACAAAAATCTGTTCTTCTTTCACAAACGGATAATATTGCAACACCTGAGCTTTCATTAAATCACTCCACACAAAATAATAATCGGTCTCCACAACCTGCATGGCTTTTGGGATATTATCCCAAGAATAAACAAATGCAACTGTTGGGATTCCCAAATCTTTTGCTGCTAAAAGTGCACTAATAGATTGTGTGGCACGTTGTGTTGTACAAAATATTAGGTCAGGTTTATGTTTATTTAATTGTGCTTTACAATAGTGATATTTAGAGGTAGATCGTTCAAGTTTATTAATTTTTTTTCTAAGTTTTACTATACCTTTTTCTGAAGAATACAACCAAATTAGTAGCTTAGTATATAGACTTTTTAGAATGTTTTTTAAACCTCTATATTTAAAAGGAAACTTGTACGTAGCATACACATCATCCTTAAATTTTTTTTGCGATATATTAAGTTCTACTCGCTTTCTTGCTCTTGAATATATTGGTAAAAGAGGATGTACCGAATGGTCTTCTATTTTAACTTCATTAAAGTCTAAATTGTCTTTTAATGAAAAAATGGTATTGTTCCAATAGATAATATCAAAGCCATTTTGTTCACCAACATTTTTAAAATCGGTAAAAGCAAAATTTCTTAAACCAACGCCATCTGGAAAAAAAACAAATACTTTTTTCTTGTTCAAAATAACGTTATCCTTTTTGGTTTTTTAATTTATCTCTTTGTATTTGTTCAATTGGTAGAATATCTTGATTTTTATACTTTAATGCGTTATATACTGCATTTAAATCTCTCGATAGCTTACGCAATCCCATTGGTTCCAAAGATGCAGCGTGGTCGGTCCCTTTCCAAGTACGATCTAAAGTGTAGTGTCTTTCAATAATGTTCGCGCCTAATGTATAGGCAGCAATATCGACAGCAATACCTAAATGATGTCCAGAAAAACCAAGATGTTTAACGTCATTTTTATATCTTTCCATTAACAAATTAATGTCTAAAAGACATACATTTTCAAAAGGAACAGGGTATCCCGAGGTACAATTATAAAGCACCAAATCTTTATTTCTGTTATTATTTTTAAACAAAGTGACCAAATCTTCAATTTCAGCTTTTGTAGTCATACCTGTTGAAACGTGAAGTTCTCCATTGTAATTTTTACATAGCCATTCCAACATGACTGTATTATTATTGCACG
This region of Aequorivita marisscotiae genomic DNA includes:
- a CDS encoding exostosin domain-containing protein, translated to MTEKNRKYVFPLLLDLHYVKNDVLKTCYKIVNHIEAANIIVVPLEYSYSMKKYNNIVQDLINQALKIGKPIWVYSGGDFGYSLKNQNVYNFRFSGFKSKLNRRTFLLPAFVNDPYGLHINKEFSTINKQPKPKIGFVGQAKGGFLKYLKELLSFAKTNIKRFVIKQLRDYQAFYPSITKRAKYLELLKKSNHLQTHFILRNSYRAGVKTLAEKHKTTQEFYQNIYNNPYTFCLRGAGNFSVRFYEVLATGRIPILINTDCLLPLDNKINWDKHCLIINEANIKTMPETIVQFHAKLSNQDFLKLQKSNRELWNNYLRRHTYFKEVHDIFCNILN
- a CDS encoding FkbM family methyltransferase, which codes for MKKIIDRLRLRYAMINKHPLTKSSPYKAMYRYIYFNISQIFLKKPRLFNWINDLKFYAEKGDAGLVGNIYYKLMDYEDSMFLIHHLKKNDLFIDVGANLGHYTLLASGVCNANVFAIEPIKSALKKLINNVEINDLSNKVKIFNCGISDKNEVLNFTTNRTTMNSVSLTEDENTIKIDVKTLDELLKNENPTFIKIDVEGYEYKVLKGALNTLNKASLKYLLVEFNNSGEKFNLKDEDVFNLIMSYNFVPVQYNVDLKLINVINSYNKDKFNTLFIRKSAL
- a CDS encoding glycosyltransferase family 2 protein; this encodes MIFIIHQNNRVLKVLDNKQNKIAFNRKKSIADTLFNLATQFPNNLIIWCNRDYFDYINLKALPDIFHHRGILASFSFSDNNFLPNQIGYVDLSIYIKINKKVCYPTWLLSGDVGGVHAEVLNAISKDFNTYSNFHYFLNALAKTAMHQGLFCYSHPNLLLGKPNTVNQVKQASTFVLFQFVKEHYKWNWVYILFTAFIIFEKKFPIIPLLKSLFYKKIEYDFDFTKIPFQTSRNIIDKREIDVIIPTIGRKVYLYDVLKDLSRQTLLPKNVIIVEQNPIKNSVSELNYLYNEKWPFNIKHRFINKMGVCNARNIAIDLVESEWVFFGDDDIRFNKLLVEKAFINIKNLGVRAINFTCLQPLEEQTYFKIAQTPIFGSGSSVVKSELFKNIKFDLSYEYGYREDSDFGMQIRWLGEDVIFIPDLIITHLKAPVGGFRKKPASPWKSEKQLPKPSPTVMLFNLKYFTKQQKLGYKLMLFVKNYKSQSIKNPINYVKNMRKGWCVSLTWAEKINYNGVEKNN
- a CDS encoding glycosyltransferase family 4 protein, which translates into the protein MESNPRHTELSVGFITPEYPHPKVQHAAGIGTSIKNLALALVKKNVSVTVFVYHQNENNIIVDEGVEIHLVKKKKYKLFTWFFYRLNIQNYVNSIIEGKNIKILEAPDWTGITAFMRFKIPLVIRLHGSDAYFCKLENRNQKFKNFLFEKLALMGGGAYIAPTNYAGLITSKIFSLNKQKIKTIHNGLQLDSFENDTPQFYNKNTILYIGTIIRKKGVLELAQIFNMVVEANPEAQLIIIGDDSSDIKTGNASTYSLMKGLFSAKAKAQSIYLGKIPYADVIEHIKNAHICVFPSFAETLGMVTIESMALNKPVVNTNIGWANELIDDGVNGFLVHPLRIDDYATRIIELLNDEKLCMEIGKAARKKVETLFDIEKTVDINIAFYKSIVV
- a CDS encoding CDP-glycerol glycerophosphotransferase family protein — its product is MNKKKVFVFFPDGVGLRNFAFTDFKNVGEQNGFDIIYWNNTIFSLKDNLDFNEVKIEDHSVHPLLPIYSRARKRVELNISQKKFKDDVYATYKFPFKYRGLKNILKSLYTKLLIWLYSSEKGIVKLRKKINKLERSTSKYHYCKAQLNKHKPDLIFCTTQRATQSISALLAAKDLGIPTVAFVYSWDNIPKAMQVVETDYYFVWSDLMKAQVLQYYPFVKEEQIFVTGTPQFEPHYNLNLKQSRAAFFETYNLDVNKKYICYSGDDETTSPLDQFYLEDLAKAVSSLNSKGANLGIIYRKCPVDFTSRYNAVIETHKDIIEVLDPIWKQVGNQWNEVLPTPEDFKLLYNVCEHSEFVTNVCSSTVFDFVIHNKPCIYYNYEQPQLRKGIRDIGQNYKYVHFRSMPSQQAAIFCTNKNDLEDLITQILEGQLSNVDEGRKWFKIVAGNTPTMASTNIWKAIHDILS
- a CDS encoding N-acetylneuraminate synthase family protein — encoded protein: MKTYKKPYVIAEIGCNHKGDIKIAKELIKVAKIFCNVNAVKFQKRHNKELLTEKQYNQPHPNPVNSYGNTYGAHREFLEFNIDQHRKLKAYCENIGITYSTSVWDLTSAKEIASIKPEFIKIPSACNNNTVMLEWLCKNYNGELHVSTGMTTKAEIEDLVTLFKNNNRNKDLVLYNCTSGYPVPFENVCLLDINLLMERYKNDVKHLGFSGHHLGIAVDIAAYTLGANIIERHYTLDRTWKGTDHAASLEPMGLRKLSRDLNAVYNALKYKNQDILPIEQIQRDKLKNQKG